From Methylocystis sp. ATCC 49242, one genomic window encodes:
- the metG gene encoding methionine--tRNA ligase, producing MSERPTYMISTAIPYANGAPHIGHAYERIATDAFARFKRLDGYDVLFVTGMDEHGQKMQRTAEKEGLTPQGLADRTAAQFARMGEALNARADDIVRTTQERHKETVLEIWRRMEANGDIYLSKYSGWYSVRDEAYYDESELTEREGKKFAPTGTPVEWVEEESWFFRLSAYAGKLLAHYEANPDFITPEHYRNEIIAFVKRGLSDLSVSRTTFDWGIPIPPSPQTTANHVMYVWVDALTNYITATGWLTGKGERARFWPADAHVIGKDITRFHAIYWPSFLLSAGAPLPKQIVVHGFLFSRGEKMSKSLGNVVDPLELAERYGVDQLRYFFLREIPFGQDGNYSHEAIVNRINADLANDLGNLAQRSLSMIGKNCAGAVPKKGELTDADRDILAQAAIALDKARTAMNDYAPHHALAEIFRVVAEANRYFAGEEPWSKKKTDPARMETILYVTAETLRRLAIPLQPFIPDAAGKLLDLLGVGPDERDFAHADPANALQEGAPLPPPAPVFPRFVEEEAQA from the coding sequence ATGTCTGAGCGCCCCACCTATATGATCTCCACGGCCATTCCTTACGCGAATGGCGCGCCCCACATCGGCCATGCCTATGAGCGCATCGCCACGGACGCCTTCGCGCGTTTCAAGCGGCTCGACGGCTATGACGTTCTCTTCGTCACCGGAATGGACGAGCACGGCCAGAAGATGCAGCGCACGGCCGAAAAGGAGGGGTTGACGCCGCAGGGGCTCGCCGACCGCACCGCCGCGCAGTTCGCGCGCATGGGAGAGGCGCTGAACGCCCGGGCCGACGACATCGTCCGCACGACGCAGGAGCGCCACAAGGAGACGGTTCTCGAAATCTGGCGGCGCATGGAGGCCAATGGCGACATCTATCTGTCGAAATATTCCGGCTGGTATTCCGTCCGCGACGAGGCCTATTACGACGAAAGCGAACTCACGGAGCGAGAGGGCAAGAAATTCGCGCCGACCGGCACGCCGGTGGAATGGGTCGAGGAAGAAAGCTGGTTCTTCAGGCTCTCGGCATATGCCGGGAAGCTGCTGGCCCATTATGAGGCCAATCCCGATTTCATCACGCCCGAGCATTACAGGAACGAGATCATCGCCTTCGTGAAGCGCGGCCTCTCGGATCTCTCCGTTTCGCGCACCACATTCGACTGGGGCATCCCGATACCGCCGAGTCCGCAGACCACAGCCAACCACGTGATGTACGTCTGGGTGGACGCGCTGACCAATTACATCACCGCGACGGGCTGGCTGACGGGGAAAGGCGAGCGCGCCCGCTTCTGGCCCGCCGACGCCCACGTCATCGGCAAGGACATCACGCGCTTTCACGCGATCTACTGGCCGTCATTCCTGCTCTCGGCCGGCGCGCCGCTGCCGAAACAGATCGTGGTGCATGGCTTCCTGTTCTCGCGCGGCGAGAAGATGTCGAAGTCGCTCGGCAATGTCGTCGATCCGCTGGAGCTCGCGGAGCGCTATGGCGTCGATCAGCTGCGTTACTTCTTCCTGCGCGAAATACCCTTTGGTCAGGACGGCAATTATTCGCACGAAGCGATCGTGAACCGCATCAATGCGGACCTCGCCAATGATCTCGGCAATCTGGCGCAGCGCTCTCTGTCGATGATTGGGAAGAATTGCGCCGGCGCGGTTCCGAAGAAGGGCGAACTGACGGACGCGGACAGGGACATTCTCGCCCAAGCCGCCATCGCGCTCGACAAGGCCCGCACGGCGATGAACGACTATGCCCCGCATCACGCGCTGGCGGAAATCTTCCGCGTCGTGGCCGAGGCGAATCGCTACTTCGCCGGCGAAGAGCCGTGGTCGAAGAAGAAGACCGACCCGGCGCGGATGGAGACGATCCTCTACGTGACGGCGGAGACCCTGCGGCGCCTCGCGATCCCGTTGCAGCCGTTCATTCCGGATGCGGCGGGCAAACTGCTGGACCTCCTCGGCGTCGGCCCGGACGAACGCGATTTCGCGCATGCCGACCCAGCGAACGCCCTTCAGGAAGGCGCGCCGCTGCCGCCCCCGGCGCCGGTGTTTCCGCGCTTTGTGGAGGAAGAGGCGCAGGCATAG
- a CDS encoding VOC family protein — protein MTIILNHTIVSSHNKQEAARWFAQIFGLTCEPTKAHFAPVRVNDTLTLLFDDHPSFDSRHYAFHVSDAEFDAIFGRVKAAGLPFGSGPGHFDDGKLNDWNGGRGVYFKSPDGHVLELMTVAQ, from the coding sequence ATGACGATTATCCTCAATCACACGATTGTGTCGTCGCACAACAAGCAGGAGGCGGCGCGCTGGTTTGCGCAGATCTTCGGACTGACCTGCGAGCCGACAAAGGCTCATTTCGCGCCGGTCCGCGTCAACGACACGCTGACGCTGCTTTTCGACGATCATCCTTCATTCGACTCGCGCCACTACGCCTTCCATGTCAGCGACGCGGAATTCGACGCGATTTTCGGGCGCGTGAAGGCGGCGGGGCTGCCCTTCGGCAGCGGGCCGGGCCATTTCGACGATGGCAAGCTCAACGACTGGAACGGCGGCCGGGGCGTCTATTTCAAGAGCCCCGACGGCCATGTGCTGGAATTGATGACTGTCGCTCAGTGA
- a CDS encoding class I SAM-dependent methyltransferase: MTADTARFVGDIPLHYDRGLGPVIFEDYAADIAWRAALRGPREVLEIAAGTGIVTRKLRDALPADARLIATDLNAPMLEVAQAKFRPGEGVTFDVADALVLPFADSAFDAVVCQFGLMFFPDKDAAHREARRVLKAGGRYLFSVWDSPRHNPFSRLGLEVVERFFPDNPPQFLKTPFSCPEIDPIKESLIGAGFTRIVASVLPRVHETGDVTAFANGLVFGSPLIDQIRARGDVAPEAIVAALVERFEQEFGAPTRMPMQAIFFEAERA; the protein is encoded by the coding sequence ATGACCGCAGATACGGCCCGCTTCGTCGGCGATATTCCGCTTCATTACGACCGCGGTCTCGGGCCTGTGATCTTCGAGGATTACGCCGCCGACATCGCGTGGCGAGCCGCCCTGAGGGGGCCGCGCGAGGTGCTCGAGATCGCCGCCGGCACGGGCATCGTCACACGCAAGCTGCGAGATGCGCTGCCGGCCGATGCGCGACTGATCGCGACCGATCTCAACGCGCCGATGCTGGAGGTCGCGCAGGCGAAGTTCCGTCCGGGCGAGGGGGTGACCTTCGACGTTGCCGACGCCCTCGTGCTGCCCTTCGCGGACAGCGCCTTCGACGCCGTCGTCTGCCAGTTCGGCCTGATGTTCTTTCCGGACAAGGACGCCGCCCATCGAGAGGCGCGGCGAGTGCTGAAGGCCGGCGGGCGCTATCTTTTCAGCGTCTGGGATTCGCCGCGCCACAATCCCTTCTCGCGCCTCGGCCTCGAAGTCGTGGAGAGATTCTTCCCGGACAATCCGCCTCAGTTTCTCAAGACGCCCTTCTCCTGCCCGGAGATCGATCCGATCAAGGAATCGCTGATCGGGGCAGGGTTCACGAGGATCGTCGCATCGGTGCTGCCGCGCGTGCATGAAACCGGGGATGTGACCGCTTTCGCGAATGGCCTCGTTTTCGGCAGCCCTCTGATCGACCAGATCCGCGCGCGGGGCGACGTGGCGCCGGAAGCGATCGTCGCCGCGCTCGTGGAGCGGTTCGAGCAGGAATTCGGGGCGCCGACCCGAATGCCGATGCAGGCGATTTTCTTCGAGGCGGAGCGGGCATGA
- a CDS encoding TatD family hydrolase encodes MLIDTHCHLDFPDFAPEQAEIIARAKARGVGRMITISTHLSRFDRVKAVAEAYPDVFCTVGTHPHHSHEEAEPTVEELVKLSQHPKCVGLGEAGLDYHYDRAPREVSQRVFRTHIAAARETGLPLVIHTRDADEDCAAILREEMGKGAFPALLHCFTSSRALAETAVDLGLYISFSGVVTFKNSAELRETAKAVPLERMLVETDAPFLAPVPHRGKRNEPAFVVDTARVLAEVKGVSEAELARVTTENALRLFTKMPPMEAAA; translated from the coding sequence ATGCTCATCGACACTCACTGCCACCTCGACTTCCCCGATTTCGCGCCGGAGCAGGCGGAAATCATCGCGCGCGCTAAGGCGCGCGGCGTCGGGCGAATGATCACCATTTCCACCCATCTCTCGCGATTCGACCGCGTGAAGGCGGTTGCGGAGGCTTATCCCGACGTTTTCTGCACCGTCGGCACCCATCCGCACCATTCCCATGAAGAGGCTGAACCGACGGTCGAAGAGCTGGTGAAGCTCTCGCAACATCCGAAATGCGTGGGTCTGGGCGAGGCGGGGCTCGACTACCACTACGATCGCGCGCCTCGCGAAGTGTCGCAGCGCGTGTTCCGCACCCATATCGCCGCTGCCCGGGAGACAGGGCTTCCGCTCGTGATCCACACGCGCGACGCCGACGAGGATTGCGCCGCGATCCTTCGGGAAGAAATGGGGAAGGGGGCCTTCCCGGCCCTGCTCCATTGCTTCACTTCGTCGCGTGCGTTGGCGGAGACCGCCGTGGATCTGGGTCTCTACATCTCTTTCTCCGGCGTCGTGACCTTCAAGAACTCCGCCGAACTGCGCGAGACCGCCAAAGCCGTGCCGCTCGAGCGGATGCTCGTCGAGACCGACGCGCCCTTCCTTGCGCCCGTCCCGCACCGGGGCAAACGCAACGAGCCCGCTTTCGTTGTCGATACGGCGCGCGTCCTTGCCGAGGTCAAGGGCGTAAGTGAGGCCGAATTGGCCCGCGTGACGACGGAAAACGCGCTGCGACTCTTCACAAAGATGCCGCCGATGGAGGCCGCCGCGTGA
- a CDS encoding MBL fold metallo-hydrolase has product MTLTVTILGCGSSGGVPRVGQGWGKCNPANPKNRRRRCSILVAKGSAESATQILVDTGPDLREQLIAADVKRLDAILYTHPHADHTHGVDDVRGLVIMSGRRIPAYMDEPTSRQITNKFDYIFETPPGSFYPPLLTEHRLRPGRPVTIEGPGGEMDVTPFRLDHGDMDALGFRFGNIAYTPDLHAIPSESAQFLEGLDLWIIDALRYQRHGTHLSVEQALAFVAQFKAKRAILTDLHVDLDYDALAAMLPENVAPAYDGLRIEV; this is encoded by the coding sequence GTGACTTTGACGGTCACGATTCTTGGGTGTGGTTCGTCGGGCGGCGTGCCGCGGGTCGGGCAGGGTTGGGGAAAATGCAATCCCGCCAATCCGAAGAATCGCCGCCGCCGATGCTCGATCCTCGTCGCCAAGGGTTCGGCCGAATCGGCGACGCAAATTCTGGTCGACACCGGCCCTGACCTCCGCGAGCAGCTCATCGCCGCGGATGTGAAGCGGCTCGACGCCATTCTCTACACCCATCCGCACGCCGACCACACGCATGGCGTCGACGACGTGCGTGGTCTCGTGATCATGAGCGGCCGTCGCATACCCGCCTATATGGATGAGCCGACATCACGCCAGATCACCAATAAGTTCGACTATATTTTCGAGACGCCGCCCGGCAGCTTCTATCCGCCGCTGCTCACCGAGCACCGGCTGCGGCCCGGCCGGCCGGTGACGATCGAGGGCCCCGGAGGCGAGATGGACGTGACGCCTTTCCGCCTCGACCACGGAGACATGGACGCCCTCGGCTTTCGGTTCGGGAACATCGCCTACACGCCGGACCTGCACGCCATTCCGTCCGAGAGCGCGCAGTTTTTGGAGGGACTCGATCTCTGGATCATTGACGCGCTGCGCTACCAGCGCCACGGCACGCATCTTTCCGTCGAGCAGGCGCTGGCATTCGTGGCGCAGTTCAAGGCGAAGCGAGCCATCCTGACCGATCTCCACGTCGATCTGGACTATGACGCGCTTGCCGCGATGCTGCCGGAGAATGTGGCGCCGGCCTATGATGGGCTGCGGATCGAGGTCTGA
- a CDS encoding cold-shock protein: MSKGRDFRGPRKRGFDDDAPYGYDAPRQSRPPRSQFGGGFPDAPPPSMNEPAVDAIVKWFKTDKGFGFVELANGTGDAFLHIGAVQAAGYDTLPPGAKLQVQVTSSVKGQQVARILDVDLAGAAERAPPPPPRGGGFGGGYDSPRPRRQAPDPSTAVPVSGKVKWFDETKGFGFVQSNDGGKDVFVHISILGPSGVSRLVEGQPVTMQVVDTAKGREALSISVD, encoded by the coding sequence ATGAGCAAAGGTAGAGACTTCCGGGGCCCGCGCAAGCGCGGATTCGACGATGACGCCCCGTATGGCTATGACGCGCCGCGGCAGAGCCGCCCGCCGCGTTCGCAGTTCGGAGGCGGCTTTCCCGACGCGCCTCCGCCGTCGATGAACGAGCCGGCCGTTGACGCCATCGTCAAGTGGTTCAAGACCGACAAGGGGTTCGGCTTCGTCGAACTCGCCAATGGCACGGGCGACGCCTTCCTTCATATCGGAGCCGTGCAGGCGGCGGGATATGACACATTGCCGCCGGGCGCCAAATTGCAGGTGCAGGTGACGAGCTCGGTCAAGGGTCAGCAGGTCGCGCGCATTCTCGACGTCGACCTTGCAGGCGCCGCGGAGCGCGCCCCGCCGCCGCCGCCGCGTGGTGGTGGATTTGGCGGTGGTTACGACAGCCCCCGGCCCCGTCGCCAGGCTCCGGATCCGTCGACCGCTGTTCCGGTTTCGGGCAAGGTCAAGTGGTTCGATGAGACCAAGGGCTTCGGCTTCGTCCAGTCCAACGATGGCGGCAAGGACGTCTTCGTCCACATTTCGATCCTCGGCCCCTCCGGCGTCAGCCGGCTTGTCGAAGGCCAGCCGGTGACGATGCAGGTCGTCGACACCGCGAAGGGTCGTGAAGCGCTGTCCATCAGCGTCGACTGA
- the mazG gene encoding nucleoside triphosphate pyrophosphohydrolase, with amino-acid sequence MSEKIARLIEIMAALRTPGTGCPWDLEQDFRSIAPYTIEEAYEVADAIEGGDLNELKDELGDLLLQVVFHARMAQEIGAFAFDDVVLAICDKLVRRHPHVFGGGGSLTAEGVTTQWSEIKAQEKAGKQKVGKGAAAPASLLDGVPLALPALTRAVKLQQKASRVGFDWDDALHVMGKIREETEEVAAELAQPGATASPALEEEIGDLLFVVSNLARHARVDPEQALRGANAKFERRFHHIERRLAEMGTTPAAASLDEMEALWAEAKKMEKARNCD; translated from the coding sequence ATGTCGGAAAAAATCGCGCGCCTCATCGAGATCATGGCGGCGCTTCGGACGCCGGGGACCGGCTGCCCCTGGGATCTGGAGCAGGATTTCCGCTCAATCGCGCCCTACACGATCGAGGAAGCCTATGAGGTCGCCGACGCCATCGAAGGCGGCGATCTGAACGAACTCAAGGATGAACTCGGCGATCTGCTTCTCCAGGTCGTGTTCCACGCGCGCATGGCGCAGGAGATCGGAGCCTTCGCTTTCGATGACGTCGTCCTCGCGATTTGCGACAAGCTCGTCCGGCGCCACCCGCATGTCTTTGGCGGAGGCGGGTCGCTGACCGCGGAAGGCGTCACGACGCAATGGAGCGAGATAAAGGCCCAAGAGAAAGCCGGGAAACAGAAAGTCGGCAAGGGCGCGGCGGCCCCTGCGAGCCTTCTCGACGGCGTTCCGCTCGCCCTGCCCGCGCTGACCCGCGCCGTAAAGCTTCAACAGAAGGCGTCCCGGGTCGGGTTCGACTGGGATGACGCTCTGCATGTGATGGGCAAGATTCGCGAGGAGACCGAGGAGGTCGCGGCCGAACTCGCTCAACCCGGCGCAACCGCTTCGCCTGCTCTCGAGGAAGAAATCGGCGATCTGCTTTTCGTCGTCTCTAACCTCGCACGCCACGCCCGGGTCGATCCGGAGCAGGCGTTGCGCGGCGCCAACGCCAAATTCGAACGGCGTTTCCATCACATCGAGCGCCGGCTCGCCGAGATGGGCACAACGCCCGCAGCCGCCTCGCTCGACGAGATGGAGGCGCTGTGGGCAGAGGCGAAAAAGATGGAAAAGGCTCGTAATTGCGACTGA
- a CDS encoding cytochrome b, with product MSVSSANFRYSPASQLFHWASVLFVGAAWGLGLLGDELPKGSIRHMGEFAHIILGEMVVLLLVLRLVWRFVDPAPRPEPSGFGPLVDIAAKLAHLTLYGLLLAVPAVGLVTLFQGGESLSLFGFYDIPSPWPKNRELKHYAKEFHEFLAHGLIALAALHAAAALVHDRILRDRTLMRMLPAFVENLSDRRQI from the coding sequence ATGTCCGTAAGCAGCGCAAATTTCCGCTACAGCCCCGCCTCTCAGTTATTTCACTGGGCCTCGGTCCTGTTCGTCGGCGCCGCCTGGGGGCTTGGTCTGCTCGGCGACGAATTGCCCAAGGGTTCGATCAGGCACATGGGCGAATTCGCGCATATCATTCTGGGCGAAATGGTCGTTCTGCTGCTTGTCCTTCGCCTCGTCTGGCGTTTCGTCGATCCTGCGCCGCGCCCCGAGCCCTCGGGTTTTGGCCCGCTTGTCGACATCGCCGCCAAACTAGCGCATCTCACGCTCTACGGCTTGCTTCTGGCCGTTCCGGCCGTCGGGCTCGTGACCCTGTTTCAGGGTGGAGAGTCCCTCTCGCTCTTCGGGTTTTACGACATTCCCTCGCCTTGGCCCAAAAACCGCGAGCTGAAACATTACGCCAAGGAATTTCACGAGTTTCTGGCGCATGGGTTGATTGCGCTGGCGGCCCTGCACGCAGCCGCTGCATTGGTCCATGACCGCATTCTGCGTGACCGGACGCTGATGCGGATGCTGCCGGCGTTCGTCGAGAATCTCAGTGACCGCCGCCAAATTTGA
- a CDS encoding multidrug efflux SMR transporter codes for MPWLYLSIAILSEVVGTTALRAAEGFRNPLPTLVVAVGYGTSFYFLSLTLESIPMGVAYAIWSGVGVALISIAGWQLYQQALSSVELFGIALICVGVVILKFGGGH; via the coding sequence ATGCCCTGGCTCTATCTTTCTATCGCGATCCTCTCGGAGGTTGTCGGCACCACAGCGCTACGTGCCGCCGAAGGGTTTCGTAACCCTCTGCCGACGCTTGTCGTCGCGGTTGGCTATGGAACGTCCTTCTATTTTCTGTCTCTGACGCTGGAGTCGATTCCAATGGGCGTCGCCTACGCCATATGGTCGGGCGTGGGCGTCGCGCTCATCTCGATCGCGGGCTGGCAGCTTTACCAGCAGGCGCTCAGCTCGGTCGAGTTATTCGGCATCGCGCTGATCTGCGTAGGGGTCGTGATACTCAAATTTGGCGGCGGTCACTGA
- the hflX gene encoding GTPase HflX produces MNTDQKEGYRASKDGRTRALVVGPYLSRGAAALSRDPHARLSEAVGLAQAIDLDIVGDISVSLNEVRPATYLGKGKVDEIAETVKEREAGLVSMDCQLSPVQQRNLEKAWGAKVIDRTGLILEIFGQRARTKEGALQVELAHLAYQKSRLVRSWTHLERQRGGFGFLGGPGETQIETDRRLIEERMRRIEQDLDKVKRTRGLHRKTRREVPYPVVALVGYTNAGKSTLFNRLTKAEVLAQDMLFATLDPTLRQIRLPHGARVLLSDTVGFISDLPTMLVSAFRATLEEVTLADVILHVRDVSHEDSEAQARDVETILDELGLKGEAEGRILEVWNKIDALDPERQEALRQTARGFDPQRRPVLASALTGQGLDELLARIETILAASRVTLALELEPEDGQGLAWLHAHAEVLTREAREDGGSRLTVRVASERVEEVSRRFARPV; encoded by the coding sequence TTGAACACTGATCAAAAAGAGGGCTATCGCGCGTCCAAAGACGGGCGCACGCGCGCGCTCGTCGTCGGCCCTTACCTCTCGCGCGGGGCCGCTGCCCTGTCGCGCGACCCTCACGCCCGCCTCTCCGAGGCCGTTGGCCTCGCGCAAGCCATCGACCTCGACATTGTGGGCGACATATCTGTTTCCCTCAATGAAGTTAGGCCGGCCACCTATCTCGGCAAGGGCAAGGTCGACGAGATTGCGGAAACCGTGAAGGAGCGCGAGGCCGGCCTCGTCAGCATGGACTGCCAGCTCTCGCCGGTGCAGCAACGCAATCTGGAAAAGGCCTGGGGCGCGAAGGTCATCGACCGCACAGGGCTGATACTGGAGATTTTCGGCCAGCGCGCGCGCACGAAAGAGGGCGCGCTACAGGTCGAACTCGCACATCTCGCCTACCAGAAGTCCCGCCTCGTGCGCTCCTGGACCCATCTGGAGCGTCAGCGCGGCGGCTTCGGCTTCCTCGGCGGCCCCGGCGAAACACAGATTGAAACCGACCGGCGCCTCATCGAGGAGCGGATGCGCCGTATCGAGCAGGATCTCGACAAGGTCAAGCGCACACGCGGCCTGCATCGCAAGACGCGACGCGAGGTTCCTTACCCCGTAGTGGCGCTCGTCGGCTATACAAACGCCGGAAAATCAACGCTCTTCAATCGGCTCACCAAGGCCGAGGTCTTGGCGCAGGACATGCTGTTCGCCACGCTCGACCCGACGTTGAGGCAAATCCGGCTGCCCCATGGCGCCCGTGTGCTGCTATCGGACACGGTGGGTTTCATCTCCGACCTGCCGACCATGCTCGTCTCCGCCTTCCGCGCGACGCTCGAGGAGGTGACCCTCGCAGACGTGATCCTGCATGTGCGGGACGTGTCACATGAGGACTCGGAGGCGCAGGCGCGGGACGTGGAGACGATCCTCGACGAACTCGGCCTGAAAGGCGAGGCGGAAGGCCGGATTCTCGAGGTCTGGAACAAGATCGACGCGCTCGACCCCGAACGACAGGAAGCGCTGCGTCAGACCGCGCGCGGCTTCGACCCTCAGAGGCGTCCGGTGCTGGCGTCCGCGCTGACCGGGCAGGGGCTCGACGAGCTTCTGGCGCGTATCGAGACGATTCTTGCCGCCAGCCGCGTCACGCTCGCGCTGGAGCTGGAGCCTGAAGACGGGCAGGGTCTCGCCTGGCTCCATGCCCACGCCGAGGTGCTGACCCGTGAAGCCCGGGAGGACGGCGGCTCGCGGCTGACGGTGCGCGTCGCGTCCGAGCGGGTGGAAGAGGTCAGCCGCCGCTTCGCCCGTCCCGTCTGA
- the hfq gene encoding RNA chaperone Hfq, with the protein MSSERTQNLQDTFLNFVRKNKVPLTIFLVNGVKLQGIVTWFDNFCLLLRRDGHSQLVYKHAISTIMPGHPIQMFEPSDDEALGENKR; encoded by the coding sequence ATGTCGTCGGAGCGTACGCAGAATCTGCAGGATACTTTTCTGAATTTTGTCAGGAAAAACAAAGTCCCGCTCACAATCTTCCTCGTCAACGGCGTGAAGTTGCAGGGCATTGTCACCTGGTTTGACAATTTTTGCCTCCTGTTGCGCAGGGACGGGCATTCGCAGCTCGTCTACAAGCACGCCATCTCGACCATCATGCCCGGACATCCCATCCAGATGTTCGAGCCGAGCGACGACGAGGCGCTTGGGGAGAATAAACGGTAG
- a CDS encoding sigma-54 dependent transcriptional regulator: MASDILIVDDEEDIRELVAGILSDEGHGTRTAKDADDALAAISARRPHLVFLDIWLQGSRLDGLQVLEVIQKQHKGLPVVMISGHGNIETAVSAIKIGAYDFIEKPFKADRLVLVAERALEAYQLKRELSALRQRAGAFDRIVGSSPAAHQLQQLIARVAPVNSRVLITGAPGSGKELAARCIHDASSRAGGPFVVINSATITPENMEIELFGREGADGERKIGALEEAHGGTLFLDEIADMPKDTQAKILRVLVDQTFQRVGGATKVHVDVRIISSSARDLASAIEEGALREDLFHRLAVVPIRVPSLAERREDIPALIEYFMENMSLASGMPRRQIADDALAVLQLHDWPGNIRQLKNNVERLMILTAGEPGASITADMLPADVGELVPATPAGVRGEKLMSLPLREAREVFEREYLVAQLNRFSGNISRTAEFIGMERSALHRKLKSLAIE; the protein is encoded by the coding sequence ATGGCGAGCGATATTCTCATCGTCGACGACGAAGAAGACATCCGGGAGTTGGTCGCGGGCATTTTGAGCGACGAGGGCCACGGAACGCGCACGGCGAAAGACGCCGACGATGCGCTGGCGGCAATTTCAGCGCGCCGGCCGCATCTCGTTTTCCTCGATATCTGGCTGCAGGGCTCGCGGCTCGACGGCCTGCAGGTGCTGGAAGTCATCCAGAAGCAGCACAAGGGCCTGCCGGTCGTGATGATCTCCGGCCACGGCAATATCGAGACGGCGGTCAGCGCCATCAAGATCGGCGCATACGACTTCATCGAGAAGCCGTTCAAGGCGGACCGGCTCGTGCTCGTCGCCGAACGCGCGCTCGAGGCCTATCAGCTCAAGCGCGAGTTGTCGGCGCTGCGGCAACGTGCGGGGGCCTTCGACCGCATCGTGGGCTCGTCGCCGGCCGCCCACCAGTTGCAGCAGCTGATCGCGCGGGTGGCCCCGGTGAATTCCCGCGTGCTCATCACCGGCGCGCCGGGCTCCGGCAAAGAGCTCGCCGCCCGCTGCATTCACGACGCCTCGAGCCGCGCCGGCGGACCTTTCGTCGTCATCAATTCCGCGACGATCACGCCCGAAAACATGGAGATCGAGCTCTTCGGCCGCGAGGGGGCGGACGGGGAACGCAAGATCGGCGCGCTGGAGGAGGCCCATGGCGGCACCCTCTTCCTCGATGAGATCGCCGACATGCCGAAGGACACCCAGGCGAAAATCCTGCGAGTCCTCGTGGACCAGACCTTCCAGCGCGTGGGCGGCGCTACAAAGGTGCATGTGGACGTGAGAATCATCTCGTCTTCCGCCCGCGATCTCGCGTCGGCCATCGAGGAGGGCGCGCTGAGGGAGGACCTGTTCCACCGCCTCGCCGTCGTGCCGATACGCGTGCCGTCCCTCGCGGAGAGGCGCGAGGATATTCCGGCGCTGATCGAATACTTCATGGAGAATATGTCGCTCGCTTCCGGCATGCCGCGTCGGCAGATCGCCGACGACGCCCTCGCCGTGCTGCAGCTGCATGACTGGCCGGGGAACATCCGTCAGCTGAAGAACAATGTAGAGCGCCTGATGATCCTGACCGCGGGAGAGCCGGGCGCCTCGATCACCGCCGATATGCTGCCGGCCGACGTCGGCGAACTCGTGCCCGCGACGCCGGCGGGCGTGAGGGGCGAAAAGCTGATGAGTCTCCCGCTGCGGGAGGCGCGCGAGGTTTTCGAACGCGAATACCTCGTCGCCCAGCTCAACCGCTTCTCGGGCAATATCTCGCGCACGGCCGAGTTCATCGGCATGGAGCGTTCGGCCTTGCACCGGAAGTTGAAGTCACTGGCGATAGAATAG